In a genomic window of bacterium:
- a CDS encoding serine/threonine protein kinase, which produces MGHGTTRDDERYTEVQAVFLAALDVPDAERHDFIRRRCGPDADLYNRVLRLLATLDADAADLEPIVDAGDFMRLLGVNGDGCVDGYRLERLLGRGGMGVVYGAREVDSGREVVLKFLRPGFGNDRVQERFAREIAVLARLRHPGICRYVGTGHIDTVVGTMPYLAMEHVAGQPLDRYADGEQLDVRARVGLVAAICEALGHAHAAHVVHRDLKPANIIVDDRGCPRLLDFGVATVIQGDLAATLGGQTAAVVGTVDYMAPEQVHDAFGSPDPRTDVFAVGVLLFELVCGRRPFGRNHRSAPRILASILMDPTPPLECRDGLDDPQLEMVVSRCLAKRPEERFADGRELALALQNYLAETAQTSPLRRGVTRMRWRSRRIIERAGPGRIRAAAIAAMLLLATWMAAARLGPSPAADRGELVAQTCRRLEDVTGLIHVQARTPASLNAALDLLAVVRTDIGALGGKPPAPALDRFAHWRRGEAWYFLGTRDDDRDLLWQACCEFEAAINDLPPAAYAGLDTLSDLYDQIAFIRAPVARAGYAGALEALAEIHRSTYFLDGAFRERSACLGPARYAADQLAMLLAAPEPDPGLYLDYGRLMALRGLAADDTTAVAEGLAILAVVDDDAIWARHDWRAAAWYQEAYGLALRAEGTLTGRAGPLHAARARYEKALQIRGVDGGRTRYAATIVELGMAALALAELESSPEVRADWLTRAADSGRQALALLDGEPGAVEPARAAQLVAEATAGLAVARRDAALLPAAWLVLDGIDGRIEPSRHPIPAARRLLSAAALAHAEAMLASSADPLAACASWVREAEALETAGQSPLLWREWERRRTMVEGMVLR; this is translated from the coding sequence ATGGGCCACGGCACCACCAGGGATGACGAGCGGTATACCGAGGTCCAGGCCGTCTTTCTCGCGGCGCTGGATGTGCCGGATGCCGAGCGCCACGATTTCATCCGGCGGCGTTGTGGGCCCGACGCCGACCTCTACAACCGCGTGCTGCGGCTGCTGGCGACCCTGGACGCTGATGCGGCCGATCTCGAGCCGATCGTCGATGCAGGCGACTTCATGCGCCTGCTGGGCGTCAATGGGGACGGCTGTGTCGACGGCTACCGGTTGGAACGGCTGCTAGGACGGGGCGGCATGGGTGTCGTCTATGGGGCGAGAGAGGTCGATTCCGGGCGTGAAGTCGTCCTCAAGTTCCTGCGTCCGGGGTTCGGGAATGACCGTGTGCAGGAGAGATTCGCCCGCGAGATCGCGGTCCTGGCCCGCTTGCGACATCCCGGGATCTGCCGCTACGTGGGCACCGGCCACATCGACACCGTGGTCGGAACCATGCCCTACCTGGCCATGGAACATGTCGCGGGACAGCCACTGGACCGGTACGCCGACGGCGAGCAGCTCGACGTCCGTGCCCGTGTTGGTCTGGTTGCCGCCATCTGCGAGGCCCTCGGCCACGCCCACGCCGCGCACGTCGTCCATCGCGACCTCAAACCCGCGAACATCATCGTTGACGATCGGGGCTGCCCCCGGCTGCTGGACTTCGGCGTGGCGACGGTGATCCAGGGCGACCTCGCCGCCACCCTGGGCGGGCAGACGGCCGCCGTCGTCGGGACGGTGGACTACATGGCGCCCGAACAGGTCCACGACGCCTTCGGCTCGCCGGATCCGCGCACCGACGTATTTGCCGTGGGGGTCCTCCTCTTCGAACTGGTCTGTGGTCGGCGACCTTTTGGTCGCAACCACCGGTCGGCGCCCCGGATCCTCGCCTCGATCCTCATGGACCCGACCCCACCCCTGGAATGCCGCGACGGCCTGGACGATCCGCAACTGGAGATGGTCGTGAGTCGCTGCCTCGCCAAACGCCCGGAGGAGCGCTTCGCCGACGGGCGGGAGCTGGCTCTTGCGCTGCAGAACTATCTGGCCGAGACGGCACAGACCTCGCCGCTCAGGCGGGGCGTGACGCGGATGCGGTGGCGATCCCGGCGCATCATCGAGCGGGCCGGGCCTGGCCGCATCCGCGCGGCGGCGATCGCCGCCATGCTGCTGCTGGCCACATGGATGGCGGCCGCACGCCTCGGTCCGTCACCGGCGGCGGACCGTGGCGAACTCGTGGCGCAGACCTGCCGTCGACTCGAGGACGTGACCGGCCTGATCCACGTGCAGGCGCGCACGCCGGCGAGCCTGAACGCGGCCCTGGACCTTCTCGCCGTGGTGCGGACCGACATCGGCGCTCTCGGGGGAAAGCCGCCGGCGCCAGCACTGGACCGTTTCGCCCACTGGCGGCGGGGCGAAGCCTGGTATTTCCTGGGCACCCGCGACGATGATCGTGACCTGCTGTGGCAGGCATGTTGCGAGTTCGAAGCCGCGATCAACGACCTGCCGCCGGCGGCGTATGCCGGCCTCGATACCCTGAGCGACCTCTACGACCAGATCGCGTTCATCCGCGCTCCCGTTGCGCGCGCGGGGTACGCCGGCGCCCTGGAGGCCCTGGCGGAGATCCACCGTTCGACCTACTTCCTGGATGGCGCCTTCCGGGAGCGCAGCGCCTGTCTCGGGCCCGCTCGCTACGCAGCAGACCAGTTGGCAATGCTGCTTGCGGCACCGGAGCCGGACCCCGGCCTCTATCTCGACTACGGCCGCCTGATGGCTTTGCGCGGACTGGCAGCCGACGACACGACGGCCGTCGCGGAGGGGCTGGCAATCCTGGCCGTGGTCGATGACGATGCCATCTGGGCGCGGCACGATTGGCGGGCCGCGGCGTGGTACCAGGAGGCGTACGGCCTCGCGTTGCGGGCCGAGGGTACGCTGACCGGCCGGGCCGGGCCGTTGCACGCCGCACGCGCGCGTTACGAGAAGGCGCTGCAGATCCGCGGCGTGGACGGTGGCCGCACGCGCTACGCGGCGACGATTGTGGAACTCGGGATGGCCGCCCTGGCGTTGGCCGAGCTGGAATCCTCCCCGGAGGTCAGGGCGGATTGGCTCACCCGGGCGGCCGACTCCGGGAGGCAGGCCCTGGCGCTGCTGGACGGTGAACCGGGGGCCGTCGAGCCGGCCCGGGCGGCGCAGTTGGTCGCGGAGGCCACGGCTGGGCTGGCCGTAGCGCGGCGCGACGCGGCCTTGTTGCCTGCCGCGTGGCTGGTGCTAGACGGCATCGACGGCCGCATCGAACCGTCGCGTCACCCCATCCCGGCGGCGCGCCGGCTGCTTTCCGCCGCCGCCCTCGCGCACGCCGAGGCGATGCTTGCGAGCAGCGCGGATCCGCTGGCCGCCTGCGCCTCCTGGGTGCGCGAGGCCGAAGCGTTGGAGACGGCGGGGCAGAGCCCCCTGCTGTGGCGGGAGTGGGAGCGTCGACGGACGATGGTCGAGGGGATGGTGCTGCGCTAG